From Parambassis ranga chromosome 9, fParRan2.1, whole genome shotgun sequence, the proteins below share one genomic window:
- the LOC114441220 gene encoding uncharacterized protein LOC114441220: protein MGRPKGKNPPLTAAEKQRRYRARRDADPGRRQKYLQKEHDKYRSDIESGKKKRIYNVSEREKRRRRRKWRETYHRLKARKEAQELIITPPDTPQVSPVDPADPQPRISRQQNEGRRRSRKKIKKLKEQIQELQMLLKKQVRKTEKYKKQTQRMKKNNPSPRKKVKKQMRQLPREAIQKTLLFHEALVQDIRNKYTKAQGEKERQIIAKIVTGKVLKKYRLQRFALNSLGFSKKRWNHEKEGRFNF, encoded by the exons ATGGGCAGACCAAAA GGAAAAAATCCACCATTAACTGCTGCAGAAAAGCAGCGGCGCTATCGTGCACGACGTGATGCAGACCCAGGGAGGCgacaaaaatatttacagaaagaACATGACAAGTACAGGAGTGACATAGAGTCAGGCAAGAAGAAAAGAATCTATAATGTCAGTGAGAGGGAAAAGCGCAGACGACGCAGAAAGTGGAGGGAGACTTATCATAGGTtaaaagcaagaaaagaagctcaAGAACTCATCATTACACCTCCAGACACCCCCCAAGTATCACCAGTTGACCCTGCAGATCCACAGCCAAGAATTTCCAG GCAGCAAaatgaagggaggagaagaagcagaaaaaaaattaaaaagcttAAGGAACAAATTCAAGAACTGCAGATGCTTCTGAAAAAACAAGTTCGAAAAACAGAAAAGTACAAGAAACAAACCCAGCGCATGAAAAAGAATAATCCATCTCCACGTAAAAAGGTTAAGAAACAGATGAGACAGCTTCCTCGTGAAGCTATTCAGAAGACCCTTTTGTTTCATGAGGCTCTTGTACAGGACATCcgaaataagtacacaaaagcACAGGGGGAGAAGGAAAGGCAAATCATCGCAAAGATAGTAACAGGAAAAGTTTTGAAAAAGTACAGACTACAGCGTTTTGCTTTAAACTCATTGGGCTTTTCAAAGAAAAGATGGAACCATGAGAAGGAGGGGAGGTTTAACTTCTAA